TGGAGGACAAAGCACTAAGACGAGTGTGGGAGAATGTtatttttcctcagttttctGGGATAAGCAAGGCTTTCTGGTTGTACTCTCTGCTATGCTGCCAGAATTAATGATTTTAGCACAAGTGCACGAAAGCACAGACTTGATTTATGTCATGAATGACTCATTTCTGGCTTGTCAGCAACACGCCCGGAACACAGGTGCTTGCCAGCAGACCTGGAGCCGTTTCTGATGGGTCTGCACCCTCGCCTCACATCCCTCTCTCCATGACAAATGAAGTCAGTGAATGATTACCATTTTCACTTTTAGGATAAAAGTGCATTTCCGTCCCTCCCTTCTACTTTTCTGCGGTACGGTGCTCAGTCGGTGTGGTTCCACACTTTAATCTCATCCACTAAAGCACAGCAGCTCGCTAAATCCTGGGCTGTACGTTTCGCCATACGCTCCCGGTTTTCCACAGAAGGGTCGACTGAGGGCGATCGGGATGGGGTTCCAGCTGACTGAAGGCTCGGGACGAAAACTGGCGTCTGAACCTTCCAGCTTCGGTGGACCCAACACGGAGCAGAGGTCTCCCGGCAGGTGTCTAAAAGCACCTGGCCCTGTGGTCAGAAGAGCACCTGGAGTGCTAAGAGGGGAGTGGATGTacccccctttcttcctctcaccATCCCAGCTGACCCCATCCCTCAAAGCCTAGAGCACGCTCTATTTTCCACCACTTCCCCCGAAGCTTCTCCTCTGACAGCTGACTTCACTGGCTCTACCCCATCACTGCCAAAGTGCCTGCGGACCACACACAGACAGCTCTTCTAGGAATCAGTTTTAGTTTGATTTCGTCTCCTCTTCTCAACTGAGTGTAAGCTCCTTCTGAACGTGTCTCGGTTTTGACCCAGCAGCTACCCAGAAAACACAGGGGATAAGAGCTGGTAGGCTCAAGCCCGACACAACAGGGGCCGTACGGCGTTTGTGTCAGAGGGCCGTCTCCCCACCCTGGGAATAACATTCCCGCATTCTCCTTCTAAGTATTAGGACTATAGCCTTGCAGTCTCAATTGGTAGTTATTTATGACTTCAACGGGATACTTTTCTTAACCTAacaataagcatttttttcctaagaaataatTGGAAACACAGCTGACCTTCCAAACTCCACAACTGTCTACTTTCCCATAAGCATTGTTATCATTGAAGTTTTGAATAACGGAAGTATCTCGTTAGGAAATGACATCTAACAATCAAAAGTATGTCTGTTCCCACTGCACAGTTCTTTATTTATCCTAATTTTTTGGTTACCATTAAAATATGTTAGAGATTATGTGGAAGAGCAGTCATCACAAACAAGAACATGCTCTCCAGTACGaaggattttattctaagaaaatattaaataagactCAGATGACGATGATGAATGATAGAACATACATGTTCTCGTGGAGGTGAATACTACTGAAAAACAAAGTCTTTCAAGTTTACCTATGCTTTTTCCTGCTAGTGCTATTTCATAAAATTCTGTTCTCTCTAGATGATCCATATTCAAAGCTGAATTAGCCTTTATTGAACGAGTAGCTTCTAGTGGTTCAaaagagcaaagcaaaacaaCTGTAACCAAGCATTCACACTACTCAGGTCCCTAATCACTGTTAAAACACATCCCAACCGTGTATGTAACTAAACTTCCACGAACATTTCTAGTGGAGGGAGGTAATGGGTTGGAAAGCACTGTGGGCATTGACATTACTTACATCTGAATTCAATCCTTTGTTACTGCTTGAAGGAACACGTGTTCATCCTACACGCCACCAGAAGCGCTGGCGAAAAGACTCAGGCCCGATACTTGCGCTGGTGCAGGGTCGGGCCCCGGCAGCTTCTAAATCTTTAGCAGTCAGATTAGACTCTGACACTGCAGCGTGTTCCCGCCCATGCCAGACAATCTCCAGGTCTTCCGAAGACCTGATAATATCTTCAGGGCACCCCGGAGGGCATAAAAGCATGGCAGAGACGCTATGGCAAGTAGTTTTCAATCATGCTACAGCTAAAAAAGCACAAAGCAGCAGCTCCGTGTGTTCAGCGTTGTTATTAGTAATACGGAAGTGCATTCCTTTTTCCTCGTATTTTACTATATAGTAAGTTACATCAAGCAAAAATGTCCTTGAAATGCACTAAAAGTTGTATTAATGCCTACTTTGATGAAAACGGTATGAACGACTAGACTGGACAGACATCAAGACTtgaattcttttgctttttaaatattctaaaccaatttaagaattttgaaaagtGCAGGGTAGAAATATGACTTTTGAAGCCACAaaacatcttttattaaaaatatgcagaattgggcgcctgggtggcgcagtcggttaagcgtccgacttcagccaggtcacgatctcgcggtccgtgagttcgagccccgcgtcgggctctgggctgatggctcagagcctggagcctgtttccgattctgtgtctccctctctctctgtccctcccccgttcatgctctgtctctctctgtcccaaaaataaataaacgttgaaaaaaaaaaaaaaaaaaatgcagaatcttggggcacctgggtggctcagtcggttaagcggccgacttcagctcaggtcatgatctcatggttcgtgggttcgagccctgcatcaggctctgtgctgacagctcagagcctggaacctgctttggattctgtgtttccctctctctctgcccatgcccagctcacactctgtctctgtctctctcagaaataaaataaaaaacgttaaaaaaatttttttttaaaaatgtgcagaatcTCAATCAAGCACTAATCAACACAGAGAGCATCACAGTAAAATCACTATATGGTTAAAGATCCACATTCAAGGATGAGTTATTAGCAACTAACCATAACGACTAACATTTCCCGGGCGATGACTTCGTACCAAGCACAGCTCTAgaacttttcttttattgtcccattattttttaattatttttagtatttttttaaatctcatttaaccttcataacTACCACTCCATTAATGAGGATCTCCACCTCCCAGGTGAGGGGACTGAGGGACAGACTGGTTAGGGCAGGTGACCCGCAAGGCAAGCCCTCCGATGGACAAGTggcagaggtgggcagggccCCATAATTTGAGCGGTTCTGCTACCGCTTGCCCTGTACAATGTCAGGTTAAAGATGAAGGTTGTACGGGTTTTTATAACATTCCCTTTTTTATCGGTCTGCTATCTAGATCACAGTAAAACAGATATGTACCAGTTTCTTCACAGAGATGGTGAGACCTGTGCCCTTCACTTCATGTCCCCTCGCAGAAGAAAATTCTCACAGAGGCAGGGGGGCTGTATTAGTtccctagggctgctgtaactaACAAAGCACTGCAAACAGGTGGCTTGGAATGACAGAAATTTCTCGTCTCACAGATCTGGACGCTAGAAATCTGAGAttaaggtgtgggcagggctgtgaCCCCTCTGAAGGCGCTAGGGAAGATCCATTCTAGGCCTTTCTCCTAGCTTCCAGTGGCAGAGctcctgtcttcacatggccttctcttgCGGTGCATGTGTATCTCTGTGTCCGAATGCCTCCCTTTTAATAAGGACCCAGTCATAAGTGGATCAGGGCCACCCTAAAGACCTCATTTTCACTTGatcacctctgtaaagaccctatgtCCAAAGAAGGTCACATCCTGAGGTGGGGTGGCGTCGGGGGAGGTTAGGACTGcaaccaatcttttttttttttttttttagggaacaTAAGTCAACCTATAATAGTGATGATGATAGTATAATCTGGAGGTTTGAAGTAAACTCCGCAGATTTAGGAATAATATAAAACAAGGTATGAAGTTCATCAAGTTTATAAATGATTCAAAGCCTCACTCACTTTGTAGAATGTCCCACACAAGCACAGCAAGTTTAGCATTCTGTGGGATATTTGAAAACCTCTGATTTAAGGCTCATAATTAATACTGAAacacctcattcattcattcaaaacaatATTAAGCACCAGGCACGACTTAGCAGGTAACTCCCGTGACATTTTGTTTAACTTACCTAGATCCCTACCTGACCAAGGTGAGAGGGACGGGGGCGGTTCATGGCCATTTCTGTGCCTGAGCTGTTTATGCCGGAAAGACACAGTTTGTTACTGTATCTTCATTACACTCGCATCTATTTTCTATTGAATAACTATGTATTGAGTTTACTTTAAATCAGCAGATAATTCTAAACGGCCTTTTAGATGACTGGGGTTTGCAGCCACCCTTAATTAGAACTTCTATCATAAAAGTGTCAACCTTTGGTGAGAAAAACACCTTATTCTACTCTCTggtaaagacaaagaaagaaatcccatatccatcatattttcttttcaaagagctGTAAAAACGAGCATTGCAACCAAATGTGGACATGCTTGAACACCTCCTCTCCTTCATCGTTGTATACTTTCCAATTAGAGTAATGGTTATTTCGTATGTATTTTGTCtaaaaggtaaaatttatttctgaagatgaaggaaagaaatgtattttatgtaaaatagaaagtagtgttttaaaaatacttgtttgggtatacttttttttttttttgagagagagagacagcgagcgagcgagcgagcgagcgggaGAATCTTAAGAAGTCTCCcgctcagctcggagcctgatgaagggcttgatctcacaaactgtgcgatcatgacctgggctgaaatcaagagtcggacacttaacctaccgagccaccgggtgcccctaaaaagtCCTATATTAAAACGCCTCCTCGGAGTGACAGAGCTGAGGCGGGACTGGATGCGGAATAGCAGGAACTTACAAAATAACACCCAGGGCAGGAGACCACGCAAAAGGCAGGGCGTGGAAGGAAGCACGCGGGGCCAGGCACACACTTACGTCGCTCCTCCCGGTGCCGCTCGGTCTCTGCGAAGTACTGGCGCAGCTCCTCGGTGATCTCCATGTTGCTCAGGTCGCACTCCACGCCCCCGTCCGACTCGCTGTCCGCCTCCTCCTCTGCGGGCCGAGCCCGCTTTTCTGTCGCGCAGGCCCGCGGACGCTGCCCGGACCTTCGAGTATGTGAGTGGCTGCGGCGCGAGTccgggggggccggggggcggtCACGAGAGGGCCAAGGAGACCCGGCCTCGTCAGCGTAAGAGCTTCTGGGGAGAGACGCAGGAGGGAAGAACCACGGGCCGGTGAGGTAAGACTCCACGGCCTTCCTGTAGGCATTATGGTGGCTTCGCATCCAGGCCATCGCCTGATGGTAGTGTCGCCAGTATCTTGCGTATACGGGATGAGAAGACCAAGGCTCCGTAGTTTTCCAGGCTGCCGCCTGCGAAATAAAGGGAGGTGGAGAACCGTCGAATGTTTGACTAAACCACAAGTATCCACCGGGTGTCTACTAAATACCTACTCTGCATCTACTCTGGTGCTACTCCTGCACCAGAGGACGCAGGACGGCCCACGCCCCCAGGAGACACCAAGTGTATGCACACGTGCTCTCACGTGCGCACGGGACGATGAGTTTAAGGTTACGGCCATGATAAAGTGGGGACAGAGGCTACTAATTATCACCATTAGATAAGACGCAGGGAGAGATGAGGACGTCAACCATCTTGGCCCTCTCTACCCACTGTAAGTAAGCGACGGGTTCCACCAACCGCACGCACTAACGAGCAGGACCTTCTCCggtccttccctctctgctccctaaACACCTGCCGGCCTGGCTCACTCCTCGGTGCCCGGACAAAAGAGGTCTAGCAGCCTACCCAATGGTGCCTTCGAGTTTTCCGCCGTATTTGTTTCTTTGGTCTTCTCCTTCATAGACTGAGAACACCAAGACTCTAAAGACTAAAGTGTACCCTTTTCTTTAtgagttaaacaaaacaaaaccttaccATTGCTGCCATCTGTGATGGTGGAAGACCAAATGGGCACTGAATCTAGGAAAGAACAAACACAGTTCAAACGTGTGGTCAGTACACGTGGGAGATATTCGTGGCTATTTCACGGTTTGTAAAGCAGCCCCTCAGAGGCTGCCTCCTCTCAGTACTGTGCCTCATCTTACCGCAACACACACTATGGGGCCCCGGCACGTGGGTTATGGCCTTGTGGGCTGAAAAGGAGGGCTCCCCTTAGGTCCGATTAAGTAGCTCAAAGGACACTgcatttttcaaacatttgctTACCCGCTGAAAGACTGGAGAGAACCATATAGTTCACAGCCAGTGCATATACAAAAAACATCAATATAGAACGTGAATTAACAACACGTAACTATTACTGACTTCATTTCCTAATCCTTAACTCATGCCGATGCCTGCTTAAATTAACCCTAGATGATCCCACAGTTTGGACAGAATACCTCTCGCCAACTCCCTGGAAACCACCGTTGGCTCTTGCCTCTGACCTGGGACCTGGAGAAGCCTCTCCAAATGAGATCTCTCTCCAGTGTGGGTTGGGCCCTGGGCTTTAAGCCCCCAGAAGAGCCTTGATTCGGTTTCGATTGTGACAAGCATCTCTCAGTGTGGTGTGACACCACACTGTCCCTGCCTGGCCACTGTGCCTGTCTTTGTAGCAGCAACTGTTCCATGAGACCCTCCAGCAAGTGACCGCACAGAATGCCTTTGCTCAACAGCCTTGCTCTGACAGGATTTACTGCTTTTGCCCCTTCCCAACTGCTTCTGATTTACTGATGTGGCAGAGGATACCTAAAGGTAAAGTTTAATCTGCAGCTGTACCTTTTAGAACCGatttaaaacagttatttttttccattcctgtTCAAGAGTTCAGAGCTACTAAAATGCCAGCATGCATgagaatgtatttaaataaaaaaagagggggcggcgcccgggtagctcagtcggtgaggcatccgacttcggctcaggtcacgatcccacagttcgttcgtgagtccaagccccggcgtcgggctctgtgctgacagctcagagcctggagcctgcttcggattctgtgtctccctgtctctctgtccttcccccgctcacactgtttctcaaaaaaggaataaatgtcaaaaattaaaaaaaacaaaaaaacaaaacagaaataatatccTAAAATGCATGAGAATTTAAGCATCTGTGACAGGAAATCACTAACAACGCAATGCTGGGCAAACAGCACTTGGGTTTCGAAACTCTGGGACATCAGATACTGAAGGAGGCCTGTTTTTCCTCCTTCACTTAATTAGAGGgtggaatttaaaaatctctaagcCTTAAGTAATAAACTTGACTTCTTTTGTAATCTCTATCAAATGTTTTGCTATGGTTAATGTGGAAAATTGAGATGTTACATTAACCCTATCTTTTAAGATCTGGCCTGAAGAGAaccattcacttttttaaatacaCTAAGCTTTCAAACAGGCGATTTCTAAGAGGGTTGACACGATCTTCTGTAAATTTATCATGAACATAGCCTGCACTTCCTGTTCCCTGTTCTGAATTcaggaatacacacacatgcagtgCGTGTAAACTGGGAGAAAGCTAACCAATGCAGTGAAAATATAAGTGTATGTTAAGTCCACGTTACTTTAAAACCATAAAGGtttaagacataaataaataactgaaggTTTAAAACATGAGCACTTATCTGAAAACCTGGCTAACTCCCGCGTGCTTTACAAGCTACTGAAGAAATATAAAAGCCGATACAACGAAGGGGTTAACCACGCAGAGAAGTGGCAATGACACAAATGAAATCACAGTGGAAATCGCTGGAGCGCCAAGCTGTAAGGTGCAGCCTGTGAGTGGCTAATTCCTTCCAGCTGGGTTTCATATTTAGCTCACTGAAATCTGAACACTTTCCCGAGAGCCCGCAGCACGTAATGCCATTGCAGTGAACTCCACGTGTGTCTTCAGCAAATTTGTTTTAGAGATTAACAAGTAGCATaggaattaaatttgaaaaatctagGAGGCATCTGCGTGTCTTCTGGAAATGAAGAGTTTTGAATCCCGACTTCTGTGCCTCAAAAAATGCACTTAGAACCAGATCAGCGGAAGTATTAATTATCCCAAACTGGGAAGTGTGACAGCCTCAAATATGCAAGAAAGGTTATTGTGATTGAACCTACAGCAGACCTCAGGAAATCCCGTTTTGATTTGTACGTGGGAAAATCCAGCCTGGCTCTAAAAGTAATaggaccaggggcacctggatggctcagtcggttaagcatccgacttcggctcaggtcacgatctcagagtcatgagtttgagccccgcatcgggctccatgctctctgcccctctccagcttgcgttctgtctctctgtgtttcccaagaataataaataaacattcaaaaaaaatttgttttaaagtaatagtGCCAGTATTCTGAAAATGTCCAAGATGGCTTTACGAGAGGCAActctgtcaccacttttattctgACTGTGCTTTCCGCAACGTTTTGGCCGCTGGGACGCTTACAGTCAAACCTGCTGCCGTCCTCTGGCAAGTTGAGTCCTGGAGCTGGAGGGCGCGTACGCTCGTTCACCCTTAGCTTATCACTCTCCCTCCTCAAATTCCAAAACCTATGTTTCATagattcttttacattttcagtattttcagatTCCTAAAATCCTTCAGATATTCAGTTAAAAGCAGTTCCTGAGAATGTCTGACAAATTAAGGAAACTCccagaaatcaaataaaacaaagtacaGGAAAACACGGCCAAAGGAGGAGCAGCTTGCAAGGAGCTTTAGAATTATTGGCTTGCTCTTGCCAACACGACGCTTGGTATTTTACGCCTGCAACTTTTTTCTGTGAAGGGTCAAATCGTAAATATTTTGGGCTTGTGGGCcacatacagtctctgtcacacattcttcatattctttttaaaactgataaaaaaaaacaaaacccaaacccaaccCTTTGAAAATGCAAACCCCATTCTTAGCTCCCGGGCAGTACAAAGAGCAGGCTGCGGGCCACCCCTCGCTGCCCTGTGGTCTGTGAATGTCATGCAGCCACATCGACTCCGCTCTTGCACGTGGAGCACCCTCACTGCTGCTCGTTCTCGGCCTAGCGACCCCTGGAGGGACTCTGGGATTCTCACTCACCTAGTAAATGAGGAGGCTTGGAGGAAGACTAGTAAGCCAGACACATGTGACGATGACCACCAGCAGTCCTGGTGACCAGCTCCTACTATCTGGAGCAAAAGACTCGTCTCCACGACGAAATAAGGAACCTGGACCGTTTCTTAAAGATCGATATGGACATTTAAAGACttaattaaaagaacaaactcCTGCGATCAACAGGGCTTAGAATGCACATGGAGTGCCGTGCTTTCTGGCGGAGACCCTGGCAACGGCCACGGGCCAGACAGCAAGCCAAGGAAGGGAAGCCGGAGGTTCCCGGAGTCTCTTCCTTGGAAGAAAGAATACACAGCCTTCCCTGCAAAGTGTATCAGTTGGTTCCGAAGGGAAGTTGAGAACCTTCTCTAAAAACGGGTCCTGTGAACTCTTTCAAACTGGCTACCCTTTGCACACAGAGAACTCAAGGACCTAACAAAATGCCTGGGTTTCTGGAAAGCCAACCTGAAACGAATTTCTGGACACGACAGCAACACCTGTCCAAAGAAAAGCAAGCTTATGGCCACAGATTTAGATGCCTTTCAGTTGCCTTTATCTTTCGTTCCCCACCTCTTTGGGAGTGTCTCCTACTCTCTTATGGCACACGTCTTCCTGGACTGAACAGCAGCTTTTCTCCTAAGGGGATGGTGgagctgaaagaaaagagaatggcgATGTCAGGGCAGGCCGGGTTCCACGGTACCACCGACCCCGCAGCCCTCCCCAGCGAGCACAATGGCATCATAGtcaccacccagctgagcccaggcGAGTACAGAGACCGAATTCATGGTCTGTCCTCAGCcaccagaggaggaagggaaaaaacagCGCTGAGGTCATTCACGAAACGCTGCCGTGCCCTGGGTCTCGAACCGTAGATTTTCCCATACAGCTTTTCTTAGAAAATGCACTCGTTCTTCAATGAATATGCTTATCCTGGAGATGTACGTATGTACGGATTTAGGAGCTGTATTTTCAAATGCGTCAATATACAGGAGGGTAACAGACAAGAGCTTTGTTGTTTTCAATGAGAAAAATCCAACGATTTCCGTGAAGTTATTAAGAACCTCCACAAACACGTAATGCGGCTTTGTCAAAAGGTAGTAATGTCACATATGTTCTTTTAACAGCACATTTATGTTCCTATA
This region of Felis catus isolate Fca126 chromosome X, F.catus_Fca126_mat1.0, whole genome shotgun sequence genomic DNA includes:
- the GEMIN8 gene encoding gem-associated protein 8, translating into MAAMAAAWKTTEPWSSHPVYARYWRHYHQAMAWMRSHHNAYRKAVESYLTGPWFFPPASLPRSSYADEAGSPWPSRDRPPAPPDSRRSHSHTRRSGQRPRACATEKRARPAEEEADSESDGGVECDLSNMEITEELRQYFAETERHREERRRQQQLDAQRLDDYVNADHGLYYGTRRSVEPPSERPGERRQAEMKRLYGDSAAKIQAMEAAVQLSFDKHCDRKQPKYWPVIPLKF